A section of the Macadamia integrifolia cultivar HAES 741 chromosome 9, SCU_Mint_v3, whole genome shotgun sequence genome encodes:
- the LOC122089437 gene encoding protein STICHEL-like 3 isoform X2 has protein sequence MTRPVRGRYFKDENGAISDHLRNHVHLTNCIHLRNHMHKQSPILTERSLMRDLIVLQRSRSLRDPSASPPSWQSPSIVDSMSKRLENDGAIREGRRSLRTERRREGRRLSGSSPPFASEVAPTTAVAEVSRGNTGGAVSSDRRSTGRVRDSRRIKGEQSSQKYKSDHVGGTEDTLQGAHNSVNDLVLGKAEPKAKKKSQKGKKARQDVQLKTLSEQLNELPVDTDGVDSSHLHQHSRRIQQERTSEDPEASNHGYSSGLHQVRRRRSRGVKKARPATGPRDVGVHNELSVASNSVAQGSQPKYYMEEEEDEVSKLDGTRAPGNGCGIPWNWSRIHHRGRTFLDIAGKSLSCGLSDSRLRKGGSIPQRRDISDMPAVSDHSSSCTKSDAEAVPLLVEPSGSQGSTDNSAWLREYSGELGIFADHGLKHEVDSDLASQARSGSHPGFRGHRHVRHQSLTQKYMPRTFKDLVGQNLVAQALSNAVVKRKLGLVYVFYGPHGTGKTSCARVFARALNCQSSEHPKPCGFCNSCIAHDLGKSRNVRELGPVGNFDFESIMDLIDNMIMSQLQSQYRVFIFDDCDNLPPDSWNAISKVIDRAPRRVVFILVSTTLDHLPHIIISRCQKFFFPKLKDADIIYTMQWIATQEDLEIDKDALKLVASLSDGSLRDAEMTLEQLSLLGQRITVPLVQELVGLVSDEKLVDLLDLALSADTVNTVKNLREIMEAGVEPLALMSQLATIITDILAGSYVFTKERLRRKFFRRSTLSKEDMEKLRQALKTLSEAEKQLRMSNDKLTWLTAALLQLAPDQQYILPSSSGDTSFNHSPSVLNNNSRGDIARKSNITHAETSNNESGLLTNIRMQLQNGSADDVVCDKGKINSNSVDGKKQAGMPPQQTSSLSTDMTRASGEHTSGKDQKEEIWSAVLEKIEPYALSQFMQQEGKLISVIFGSGTSISLTRRRTTWLAQYSNRILLVNSKKSFCLDIIRYFLTRGNIMTTNLS, from the exons ATGACCAGACCTGTTCGTGGTAGATATTTTAAAGATGAGAATGGTGCTATAAGTGATCATCTCCGCAATCATGTCCATTTGACAAATTGCATTCATTTGAGAAACCATATGCACAAGCAGAGCCCCATATTGACTGAAAGGTCGCTTATGAGAGACCTGATTGTCCTTCAGAGGTCAAGGTCTCTCAGAGATCCTTCAGCTAGTCCTCCCTCATGGCAGTCTCCTTCTATTGTTGATTCAATGTCTAAGAGACTTGAAAATGATGGTGCAATACGGGAGGGAAGAAGGTCTTTAAGGACTGAGCgtagaagggaaggaagaaggttATCAGGAAGCTCCCCACCTTTTGCAAGTGAAGTGGCCCCAACGACTGCTGTGGCTGAAGTGAGCAGGGGCAACACGGGAGGGGCAGTTAGTAGTGATCGGAGGAGCACAGGTAGAGTTAGAGATTCCAGAAGAATTAAAGGAGAGCAATCAAGTCAGAAATATAAGAGTGATCATGTGGGTGGCACTGAGGATACTTTACAAGGTGCTCACAACTCAGTCAATGACTTAGTTTTAGGTAAAGCAGAACCAAAAGCTAAAAAGAAGTCGCAGAAGGGGAAGAAGGCTCGTCAAGATGTGCAGCTTAAGACCCTTTCAGAACAGCTGAACGAGCTTCCAGTGGACACTGATGGTGTGGATTCTTCTCACCTTCATCAACACAGTAGACGCATACAACAGGAGAGAACCAGTGAGGATCCAGAAGCAAGCAATCATGGCTACTCTAGTGGATTGCACCAGGTAAGAAGGCGACGGTCTCGAGGTGTGAAGAAAGCTCGTCCTGCTACTGGCCCAAGAGATGTTGGAGTTCATAATGAATTATCTGTGGCTTCAAATTCAGTAGCCCAGGGTTCACAACCTAAGTACTacatggaggaagaagaggatgaagttTCGAAGCTGGATGGCACAAGGGCTCCAGGaaatgggtgtggcattccttGGAATTGGTCTAGAATTCACCACAGGGGTAGAACATTTCTGGACATTGCTGGAAAGAGTTTATCTTGTGGGTTGTCTGACTCGAGGCTACGAAAAGGGGGCTCCATTCCCCAAAGAAGAGATATTTCAGATATGCCTGCAGTATCTGATCATTCAAGCTCATGTACCAAATCTGATGCAGAGGCAGTACCTTTACTAGTTGAGCCATCAGGATCTCAGGGCAGCACTGATAATTCTGCTTGGCTGCGGGAGTATTCAGGGGAGCTAGGAATTTTTGCTGATCATGGTTTGAAGCATGAAGTAGATTCTGACCTTGCTTCTCAAGCAAGATCAGGCAGTCATCCTGGCTTTAGAGGGCACCGCCATGTTAGACACCAAAGTTTGACACAGAAATACATGCCAAGAACCTTTAAGGATCTTGTGGGACAGAACTTGGTAGCACAAGCTCTTTCAAATGCTGTTGTAAAAAGGAAACTTGGCTTGGTATATGTGTTTTATGGTCCTCATGGCACTGGGAAAACTTCATGTGCTCGTGTATTTGCCAGAGCATTAAATTGCCAATCTTCAGAACATCCCAAACCTTGTGGTTTCTGCAATTCATGTATTGCACATGATTTGGGTAAGAGCCGTAATGTGAGGGAACTTGGTCCAGTTggcaattttgattttgagagcATCATGGATCTAATTGACAACATGATTATGTCCCAGCTGCAGTCTCAGTATAGAGTTTTCATTTTTGATGACTGCGATAATTTGCCCCCTGATTCCTGGAATGCTATCTCGAAGGTCATTGATCGAGCACCCAGACGTGTGGTTTTTATCCTTGTTAGTACAACTCTCGACCATTTACCTCATATAATTATATCCAGGTGTCAGAAATTCTTTTTCCCAAAGCTGAAGGATGCGGATATCATCTATACTATGCAGTGGATCGCAACCCAAGAAGATTTAGAAATTGATAAGGATGCACTAAAACTTGTTGCATCACTGTCAGATGGATCTTTGAGGGATGCCGAGATGACTCTAGAACAACTGAGTTTGCTTGGGCAGAGGATCACTGTCCCCTTGGTTCAGGAGCTT GTTGGATTAGTCTCTGATGAGAAATTGGTAGATCTACTTGATTTGGCATTATCAGCAGACACAGTCAACACTGTAAAAAACTTGAGAGAGATTATGGAAGCTGGTGTGGAGCCGTTAGCATTGATGTCACAGCTTGCTACAATAATAACTGACATTCTTGCTGGAAGCTATGTGTTCACCAAGGAAAGGCTAAGGAGAAAGTTCTTCCGCCGATCAACAT TATCCAAAGAAGATATGGAGAAACTGCGTCAAGCTCTGAAGACTCTATCTGAAGCTGAGAAACAACTGAGAATGTCTAATGATAAACTAACATGGCTAACAGCTGCATTGCTTCAACTTGCTCCTGATCAGCAGTATATCTTGCCGAGTTCTTCAGGAGACACTAGTTttaatcatagtccttcagtcCTAAATAACAACAGTCGGGGAGATATAGCCAGGAAAAGTAACATTACTCACGCTGAAACATCTAACAATGAGAGTGGATTGTTGACAAATATCAGGATGCAACTCCAAAATGGAAGTGCTGATGATGTTGTTTGTGACAAGGGCAAGATCAACAGTAACAGTGTAGATGGGAAAAAACAGGCTGGGATGCCTCCTCAGCAAACGTCCTCATTGTCTACAGATATGACTAGAGCAAGTGGTGAGCATACTTCAGGGAAAgatcaaaaagaagaaatatggTCAGCAGTTCTTGAGAAGATTGAACCATATGCCCTAAGCCAATTTATGCAACAAGAAGGGAAACTGATTTCAGTCATTTTTGGTTCAG